From the genome of uncultured Pseudodesulfovibrio sp., one region includes:
- a CDS encoding Rha family transcriptional regulator — MEFVKVSNERATAVYVDGLQVRGLEGGLYLTTDINKLFNVSGTATHYGDYNDGQSRQLLYFYDEATVREIAKTAGKEYLLPQMGLEEEAPAQVNLPDLVTIENGKATTTSLKVAEVFGKQHHNVIRDIEALDCSQEFKELNFEVYSYKPEGAKRSYPMYHMTRDGFVFLAMGFNGKRAAQFKEKYIEAFNKMEQTMNDPVALRMRLSHLEVLEMALESEKQRVALEGKLEEVKPDIAFVDIKTNGRQQYKLSDLPAEYGLDMSYLQLGDILEEAGLLEWYKRNGYRTRIPAWFMFEKGLAGHVKGHKNRAYFTPEGRDYIKQFLVHKGILCKEVV; from the coding sequence ATGGAATTTGTCAAAGTCAGCAATGAACGTGCAACCGCAGTCTACGTCGATGGTCTCCAGGTTCGTGGCCTTGAAGGTGGCCTCTACCTGACCACTGACATCAACAAACTCTTCAACGTGTCTGGCACCGCCACGCACTACGGTGATTACAACGACGGTCAGTCCCGTCAGCTTCTCTACTTCTATGACGAAGCAACCGTTCGTGAGATCGCCAAGACCGCTGGCAAGGAATACCTCCTGCCGCAGATGGGCCTGGAGGAAGAAGCCCCTGCCCAGGTCAACCTCCCCGATCTCGTCACCATCGAGAACGGTAAGGCCACGACCACCAGCCTCAAGGTGGCCGAGGTGTTCGGGAAGCAGCACCACAATGTTATTCGTGACATCGAAGCTCTTGATTGTTCACAAGAATTTAAAGAACTCAATTTTGAGGTCTATTCTTACAAGCCCGAAGGAGCCAAGCGTTCCTACCCGATGTACCACATGACTCGTGACGGCTTCGTCTTCCTGGCTATGGGCTTCAACGGCAAACGTGCTGCTCAGTTCAAGGAGAAGTACATCGAAGCCTTCAACAAGATGGAGCAGACGATGAACGATCCGGTCGCCCTGCGTATGCGGTTGTCTCACCTGGAAGTCCTGGAGATGGCCCTGGAGTCCGAGAAGCAGCGTGTCGCTCTGGAGGGCAAGCTCGAAGAAGTCAAGCCTGACATCGCTTTCGTTGACATCAAGACCAACGGACGCCAGCAGTACAAGCTGTCTGATCTCCCGGCTGAGTATGGCCTGGACATGAGCTACCTCCAACTGGGTGACATCCTCGAAGAGGCTGGTCTCCTGGAGTGGTACAAGCGGAACGGCTACCGCACCCGCATCCCCGCTTGGTTCATGTTCGAGAAGGGACTCGCTGGTCACGTCAAAGGCCACAAGAACAGGGCGTACTTCACTCCCGAAGGACGCGACTACATCAAGCAATTCCTGGTCCACAAGGGCATCCTCTGCAAGGAGGTTGTGTAA
- a CDS encoding DNA polymerase — protein sequence MRKTFLDAMPALKRLVDDVKAAAKKRGYLIGLDGRHLHVRSEHSALNTLLQSAGALIMKEATVILWRDLEAQPYVLPKFPALNPYEVDVWQAAHVHDEYQLIARESIAHEVGGFAVNAIRQAGESFNFRCPLDGEYKIGTNWAETH from the coding sequence CTGCGGAAGACCTTCCTGGATGCAATGCCAGCCCTCAAGCGTCTCGTGGATGACGTGAAGGCTGCGGCCAAGAAGCGCGGCTACCTGATCGGCCTGGACGGACGACACCTCCATGTCCGTTCCGAACACTCCGCGCTCAACACACTGCTCCAGTCCGCTGGTGCGCTCATCATGAAGGAAGCCACGGTGATCCTGTGGCGTGACCTGGAGGCACAGCCCTATGTGCTTCCGAAGTTCCCTGCCCTGAACCCCTACGAGGTTGACGTGTGGCAAGCCGCCCACGTTCACGACGAATACCAGCTGATCGCTCGGGAGAGCATCGCCCATGAGGTTGGCGGCTTCGCTGTCAATGCGATCCGTCAGGCTGGCGAGTCGTTCAACTTCCGCTGCCCTCTGGACGGCGAGTACAAGATCGGAACGAACTGGGCAGAAACCCACTAA